In one window of Legionella fallonii LLAP-10 DNA:
- the tatA gene encoding twin-arginine translocase TatA/TatE family subunit: MGLSGISPLSLLLILAIIIALFGTSKLKTIGTDLGEAIKNFRKALNDDHSDGPNKDENKPS, encoded by the coding sequence ATGGGATTAAGTGGTATCAGCCCATTATCATTATTACTCATATTAGCCATTATTATTGCCCTTTTTGGTACCTCAAAATTAAAAACTATAGGTACTGATCTAGGAGAGGCAATAAAAAATTTCCGCAAAGCACTAAATGATGATCATTCTGATGGTCCTAACAAAGATGAGAATAAACCTTCATGA
- a CDS encoding Sec-independent protein translocase subunit TatA/TatB, which produces MSGGELLLTFIVALIVFGPSKLPMLATHLGLLVRKINQIKVQAAAFWQQQLNEHQLNENQRRAAQGDEQYKERLSERTED; this is translated from the coding sequence ATGAGCGGCGGGGAGTTATTACTGACATTTATCGTTGCCCTAATAGTCTTTGGACCATCAAAATTACCTATGCTTGCAACTCATCTTGGTTTATTAGTACGCAAAATCAATCAAATCAAAGTACAAGCCGCTGCATTTTGGCAGCAACAGCTTAATGAACATCAACTAAATGAAAATCAACGTCGAGCAGCGCAAGGCGATGAGCAATACAAAGAAAGGTTATCTGAGCGAACTGAGGATTAA
- a CDS encoding MFS transporter, which translates to MRWGMYTSRNNYLPYAMWLFPLLFFAYQFILRLWPGLMMQQMMEQYSISSSQFGVIAAFYYYGYSGMQIPVAMLLDRFGAKYIVFAFALLCGLATLLFTYSNNWYLACFSRFLVGAGSAVGFLGVSKVVSEWFFAKQYTRMIGLSFTVGLIGAIFGGKPISLLIEAFDWQHIAIALALISILIGYGAYCFLRPNQNKENNESSNESFKIKHFKALLSSPAIWLLALANLLMVGSLEGFSDVWGIPYLMEAYSINKSSAAQLISFVFFGMLGGGPLLAFCSKKLGNYTVIALCGFGMAVAFLALLSCKNYHWWYLASLFFSIGVMCCYQVIVFAAGANLVKAHYLGVTVAFLNCINMLGGSFFHTLIGKLMDMFWTGSLGVGGIKQYSLVAYQSALMLIPASACLGALIVCFLGVRMRQRQNLVLAC; encoded by the coding sequence ATGAGGTGGGGCATGTATACGTCCAGAAATAACTATTTACCCTATGCTATGTGGCTTTTTCCTTTATTATTTTTTGCATATCAATTTATTTTGCGCCTATGGCCGGGTTTGATGATGCAGCAAATGATGGAGCAATATTCTATCAGCAGCAGTCAGTTTGGCGTAATCGCTGCATTTTATTATTATGGCTATTCTGGTATGCAGATTCCTGTTGCCATGCTTTTAGATCGTTTTGGTGCAAAATATATAGTATTTGCTTTCGCCTTGCTTTGCGGTCTTGCTACCTTATTGTTTACCTACTCCAATAATTGGTATCTGGCATGTTTCAGTCGATTTTTAGTTGGCGCTGGTTCAGCTGTAGGATTTTTAGGCGTATCAAAAGTAGTTTCAGAATGGTTTTTTGCAAAGCAATATACCAGGATGATAGGACTTTCTTTTACTGTTGGTTTGATAGGAGCAATCTTTGGTGGCAAGCCAATCAGCTTACTTATTGAAGCGTTTGATTGGCAGCATATCGCGATAGCATTGGCACTGATCTCTATATTGATTGGTTATGGTGCTTATTGTTTTTTGCGACCCAATCAAAATAAAGAAAACAATGAGAGTAGTAATGAGTCGTTCAAAATAAAGCATTTTAAAGCATTGCTTTCTTCTCCGGCAATTTGGCTGTTAGCTTTAGCGAATCTTTTAATGGTTGGATCTTTAGAGGGGTTTAGTGATGTCTGGGGTATACCTTATTTAATGGAGGCCTACTCAATAAATAAGAGCAGTGCGGCACAGCTTATCTCTTTTGTCTTTTTTGGTATGCTTGGTGGCGGACCATTATTAGCCTTTTGTAGTAAAAAACTAGGTAATTATACAGTGATTGCTTTATGCGGTTTTGGTATGGCCGTTGCCTTTCTGGCTTTATTATCCTGTAAAAATTATCACTGGTGGTATTTGGCGAGCTTATTTTTTAGTATAGGGGTGATGTGCTGTTATCAGGTAATCGTTTTTGCTGCGGGCGCGAATCTGGTAAAAGCCCATTATTTAGGAGTTACTGTCGCTTTTCTTAATTGTATTAATATGCTTGGGGGATCTTTTTTTCATACGCTCATAGGGAAACTTATGGATATGTTTTGGACTGGATCCTTGGGCGTTGGTGGTATAAAACAATACAGCCTTGTAGCTTATCAATCTGCACTGATGCTTATTCCTGCCAGTGCCTGCTTGGGAGCATTAATTGTTTGTTTTCTTGGGGTAAGAATGAGGCAGAGACAGAACTTGGTTCTTGCCTGTTAG
- a CDS encoding glutathione S-transferase yields the protein MNHPILYTFRRCPYAIRARMALAYAHIQVEQREVDLKNKPLDMLKASAKGTVPVLILESGQVIDQSIDIMLWALTQSDCDGWLNLELKDKSDELIYNNDVLFKPLLDRYKYSQLPEESQLYKEQSHRYLHQLNRLLMKHHYLLTDKINLADVALFPFIRQFSMVDSQWFEQTEYKHLHAWLQSFLSSELFLSVMKKHP from the coding sequence ATGAACCATCCAATACTTTACACTTTTAGACGTTGCCCTTATGCCATCAGAGCAAGAATGGCTTTAGCTTATGCTCATATTCAGGTGGAGCAACGTGAGGTGGATCTAAAAAACAAACCTCTCGATATGCTAAAGGCGTCGGCCAAAGGCACCGTTCCCGTCTTAATATTGGAGAGTGGCCAGGTTATTGATCAAAGTATTGATATTATGCTTTGGGCATTAACCCAATCCGATTGCGATGGCTGGCTCAATCTGGAGTTAAAGGATAAGAGCGATGAATTAATTTACAATAATGACGTTCTATTTAAACCCTTATTAGATCGTTATAAATACTCACAACTCCCAGAAGAAAGTCAACTTTATAAAGAGCAAAGCCACCGTTATCTCCATCAACTTAATCGACTGTTGATGAAACATCACTATTTGCTAACTGATAAGATCAACCTCGCTGATGTAGCATTATTTCCCTTTATCAGACAGTTCTCCATGGTTGATAGCCAATGGTTTGAACAAACGGAATACAAGCACCTGCACGCATGGTTACAGTCTTTTTTAAGCTCAGAGCTATTTCTTTCTGTGATGAAAAAACATCCTTAA
- a CDS encoding LURP-one-related/scramblase family protein, which yields MKKIIATLFSFFILIHSSNLYADNEVPNEFYITEHWISLTTSFDIETKTHKIGTLYRKFFSFLLTYEFFDPFDNKMATARSRFFSYTAHFDIYDRNESFLGYAEERIFTFFPTFDIYGRDGSTKLARASMNFWGTTFTIYDPVTDQEMAMMHRPFFRVKNDWTISITNRALFERKNIDFRVLMTVLAFQGDRENWEKDQNNNLHKKRTFLNSTNAAFAVPDNELNTLKDRIATASQLAGLDNVQKPDEKTLEQIAIELERDYKKAQANTDETTQTAQERLNSFIDYSLNLIELHDMPDSRKKAIIYLLKMRLEGGV from the coding sequence ATGAAAAAAATAATTGCCACTTTATTTTCCTTCTTCATCTTAATTCACTCAAGCAACCTTTATGCTGATAATGAGGTGCCTAACGAGTTTTATATTACCGAGCATTGGATCAGCTTGACTACCAGTTTCGATATTGAAACAAAAACCCATAAAATAGGTACTTTATATAGAAAATTTTTTAGCTTTCTACTGACATACGAATTTTTTGACCCGTTTGACAATAAAATGGCAACCGCACGTTCCAGGTTTTTTTCTTATACTGCTCATTTTGATATCTATGATCGTAATGAAAGTTTCCTGGGGTATGCAGAGGAACGAATTTTTACCTTCTTCCCCACATTTGATATTTATGGGCGAGATGGCTCAACGAAACTAGCTAGAGCTTCAATGAACTTCTGGGGAACAACATTTACTATTTATGATCCAGTCACTGATCAAGAAATGGCAATGATGCACAGACCCTTTTTTAGAGTAAAAAATGATTGGACCATCAGTATTACTAATAGGGCGTTATTTGAACGCAAAAATATTGATTTCAGAGTATTGATGACCGTCTTGGCGTTCCAAGGAGATAGAGAGAATTGGGAAAAGGATCAAAATAATAATCTACATAAAAAGAGAACGTTCTTGAATTCAACTAATGCTGCGTTTGCTGTTCCAGATAATGAGCTAAATACATTAAAGGATCGAATTGCTACTGCAAGCCAGCTTGCCGGTTTAGATAACGTTCAAAAACCAGATGAAAAAACTTTAGAGCAAATTGCTATTGAATTAGAACGCGATTATAAGAAGGCTCAAGCAAACACTGATGAGACAACACAAACAGCCCAAGAACGATTAAACAGCTTCATTGACTATAGTTTGAACCTCATCGAATTACATGACATGCCTGATTCAAGGAAAAAAGCAATTATCTATTTGCTCAAAATGCGTTTGGAAGGAGGCGTTTAG
- the shc gene encoding squalene--hopene cyclase codes for MIEPKRNILDIVIKRATDYALGIQHQEGYWIAPLDSNSTMEAEFLLLLYFLGIHDEVRQQKIVNHILKHQQEDGSWSLYFQGSGDLSTTVECYFALMLSGVSKDAPNMKLAREFIIAKGGIAKVRVFTQIWLALFGQWSWQQIPTLLPEIIFLPSWFPFNVYAFASWARATVVPLTIVMAERPVCAIPNHCALTDLFLQDAMPQKAQGHGIWGVIFKVIEKGFKLYERMPWKPGRRLAIKKSIQWIIDHQEADGSWGGIQPPWVYSLIALKLTGHSLEHPVMRKGIDGFDSFSIEDNETMQVQACVSPVWDTSLMINALKEVGVESSHPQIQSACRWLIKKQILVGGDWSIQNPKLSPGGWAFEFENANYPDIDDTAEVLMALWHASLSESENVQCKVAIKTGTQWLLGMQGKNGGWAAFDRENNNFFLAKFPFFDFGEILDPPSVDVTAHVLEALGMMGYTRDNPVIKRALDYIYQEQEPNGSWFGRWGVNYIYGIGTVLPALRAVGEDITSPTIQKAIQWLLAHQNADGGWGESCASYVDVTQHGCGPSTPSQTAWALLALMAVDQYEHPAVHKGIDYLCDTMNVQGTWDEDHYTGCGFPGYGEGQRKSIASLQEGHLKDAIASAGFMINYNLYRHCWPLMALGRYQKGWFGNK; via the coding sequence ATGATTGAACCCAAAAGAAATATATTGGATATAGTGATCAAACGTGCTACAGATTATGCGCTTGGCATTCAACATCAAGAGGGTTATTGGATTGCCCCTTTGGATTCGAATAGCACTATGGAAGCAGAGTTTTTGCTCCTTCTTTATTTTTTAGGGATTCACGATGAGGTGCGTCAGCAAAAAATTGTGAACCACATTTTAAAACATCAGCAAGAAGATGGTTCGTGGTCGTTGTATTTTCAAGGATCTGGCGATCTTAGTACTACTGTTGAATGTTATTTCGCTTTGATGTTGTCAGGAGTAAGCAAAGACGCTCCCAACATGAAGTTAGCAAGAGAGTTTATTATTGCTAAAGGCGGAATTGCCAAGGTTCGTGTTTTTACGCAAATATGGTTAGCTCTTTTCGGTCAGTGGTCTTGGCAGCAAATTCCAACATTACTTCCTGAAATCATTTTTTTACCTTCTTGGTTTCCATTCAATGTATATGCTTTTGCCAGTTGGGCTCGAGCTACTGTTGTCCCATTAACTATAGTTATGGCGGAACGCCCTGTATGCGCTATCCCTAACCATTGCGCTTTGACTGATTTATTCCTGCAAGATGCTATGCCGCAAAAAGCACAAGGACATGGGATATGGGGTGTAATTTTTAAAGTCATTGAAAAAGGATTTAAACTTTACGAACGTATGCCTTGGAAACCGGGTCGTCGTTTGGCTATCAAAAAGTCAATACAATGGATTATTGATCATCAAGAGGCCGATGGTTCGTGGGGTGGTATTCAACCACCATGGGTTTATTCATTGATTGCTTTGAAATTAACAGGACATTCTTTAGAGCATCCAGTGATGCGCAAAGGGATTGACGGTTTTGACAGTTTTAGTATTGAAGATAATGAAACCATGCAGGTGCAAGCTTGTGTATCCCCAGTTTGGGATACAAGCCTTATGATTAATGCCCTGAAAGAAGTAGGAGTGGAGTCTTCGCATCCACAAATACAATCAGCTTGTCGTTGGCTTATTAAAAAACAAATATTGGTCGGTGGGGATTGGAGCATACAAAATCCAAAGCTTTCTCCTGGGGGATGGGCTTTTGAATTTGAGAATGCCAATTATCCTGATATTGATGATACCGCTGAAGTACTCATGGCATTATGGCACGCTTCATTATCTGAATCTGAGAACGTACAGTGTAAAGTGGCTATTAAAACTGGGACACAATGGCTTCTCGGTATGCAAGGCAAGAATGGCGGTTGGGCGGCATTCGACCGAGAGAATAATAATTTCTTTTTGGCGAAGTTTCCTTTCTTCGATTTTGGCGAAATTTTAGATCCACCTAGCGTGGATGTTACTGCACATGTGCTTGAGGCCCTTGGTATGATGGGATATACGAGAGATAATCCCGTCATTAAAAGGGCTCTTGACTATATTTATCAAGAGCAAGAACCTAATGGTAGTTGGTTTGGCCGTTGGGGCGTTAATTATATTTATGGTATTGGAACGGTATTGCCTGCCTTACGGGCTGTAGGAGAAGACATCACTAGTCCTACAATCCAAAAAGCGATTCAATGGCTTCTTGCTCATCAAAACGCTGATGGTGGATGGGGCGAGTCTTGCGCTTCTTATGTTGATGTAACACAACATGGTTGTGGCCCCAGCACACCGTCACAAACGGCATGGGCATTGTTAGCTTTGATGGCTGTTGATCAGTACGAGCATCCTGCGGTGCATAAAGGAATTGACTATTTATGTGACACCATGAATGTACAGGGTACTTGGGATGAGGATCATTACACTGGTTGTGGTTTCCCTGGATATGGTGAAGGACAGCGCAAAAGTATCGCTTCTCTGCAAGAGGGGCATCTAAAAGACGCAATAGCGTCAGCTGGTTTTATGATTAATTATAATTTATATCGTCATTGCTGGCCTTTAATGGCATTAGGTCGTTATCAAAAAGGTTGGTTTGGTAATAAGTAG
- a CDS encoding squalene/phytoene synthase family protein, whose protein sequence is MESAGKKQSQNKQLSQRNILFWPLLKSVSRSFYLSLRYLPNAVRLPLSLAYLLARVTDTLADYSTIPVMFRKEMMAQLKILVSEPSHFFLLSEVNQNVKPYLSHFSDSDRALIENIPFLFELLHEQSAQDKIYIQDVLNKIIEGQLIDLNYFDSQKGIVHFSTDEELDNYLYLVAGCVGEFWTKLCCSYIPGYTKDNLSSLLLKAINFGKALQLTNILRDLPCDLANGRLYLPYQGSCSQDNLEQFVNELSIKESALIERWRSQALDYLSDAALYIQAVNNRRVKFACLVPYFIAKETLNTLKDLSYIAKRQAIKISRKQVYLYLWKALYTRNVATN, encoded by the coding sequence GTGGAATCTGCTGGAAAAAAACAAAGTCAAAATAAGCAATTATCACAACGGAACATTTTATTTTGGCCACTACTAAAATCTGTTTCTCGAAGTTTTTATTTAAGCTTACGTTATTTACCTAACGCGGTACGTTTGCCTCTTTCTTTAGCCTATTTGCTTGCGCGAGTAACCGATACTTTGGCGGATTACAGCACAATTCCTGTAATGTTTAGAAAAGAGATGATGGCACAATTGAAAATATTAGTTAGTGAACCCTCTCATTTTTTTCTTTTAAGTGAAGTGAATCAAAATGTAAAACCTTATCTTTCTCACTTTTCAGATTCCGACCGAGCTCTGATAGAGAACATTCCTTTTCTATTTGAATTGCTCCATGAGCAATCTGCACAAGATAAAATATATATTCAAGATGTATTGAATAAAATCATTGAGGGACAATTAATTGATTTAAATTATTTTGATAGCCAAAAAGGAATTGTTCATTTTTCTACAGATGAAGAGCTTGATAATTATCTTTATCTTGTTGCTGGTTGCGTGGGGGAGTTTTGGACAAAATTATGTTGTAGCTATATTCCTGGCTACACCAAAGATAATTTAAGTTCTCTATTGCTTAAGGCGATAAATTTTGGAAAAGCACTGCAATTAACTAATATTTTGCGCGATCTTCCCTGCGATTTAGCTAATGGACGTCTTTATTTACCTTATCAGGGGAGTTGTTCTCAGGACAATCTTGAGCAATTCGTAAATGAATTATCTATAAAAGAAAGCGCATTAATAGAACGCTGGCGAAGTCAAGCTCTTGATTATCTAAGTGATGCTGCTTTGTACATTCAGGCAGTAAATAACCGTCGTGTTAAATTTGCTTGTCTCGTTCCTTATTTTATTGCAAAGGAAACGTTGAATACTCTTAAAGATTTATCATACATCGCCAAACGACAAGCTATAAAAATATCAAGAAAACAAGTGTACCTGTATTTGTGGAAAGCCTTATATACCCGAAATGTTGCAACAAACTAG
- a CDS encoding phytoene/squalene synthase family protein translates to MMSRRLPIKNSNDCNRNIEQSYLHCRELVKKSGSNFYYGMWLTLNKEKRDALFAIYAWMREIDDIADSDLAEEEKIKKLNDFYRKTEMILNPEQEPFPSDSLHSFWPAFQETILKYNISFNYFHDMFVGQLQSIQQNRYENFLDLYQYCYRVAASVGLACIAIWGYKGGELTQKMAEYRGIALQLTNVVRDVSSDAKNGKLFIPLEWVEHDEDISHQMVVENEEEVIKAVNEIISQAEHYYEKSRHLERQVSRTGSLSLRVMTKTYFSLLKKIKKNPHLILENKKIKLNRFEKISTCFSGIVQWCVKG, encoded by the coding sequence ATGATGAGTAGACGATTACCAATAAAAAACAGCAATGATTGCAACAGAAACATTGAACAATCTTATCTTCATTGTCGGGAGCTGGTAAAAAAAAGCGGAAGCAATTTCTATTATGGAATGTGGTTGACTCTTAATAAAGAAAAACGTGACGCCTTGTTTGCGATTTATGCTTGGATGCGAGAGATAGACGATATTGCCGATAGTGATCTTGCTGAAGAAGAAAAAATTAAGAAATTAAACGATTTTTATCGTAAAACAGAAATGATTTTAAACCCTGAGCAGGAACCTTTTCCCTCCGATTCGTTGCATTCTTTCTGGCCCGCATTTCAAGAGACGATATTAAAATATAATATTTCCTTTAATTATTTTCATGACATGTTTGTTGGGCAATTACAGTCTATTCAGCAAAATAGATATGAAAATTTTCTTGATCTGTATCAGTATTGCTATCGTGTTGCAGCAAGTGTGGGATTAGCATGTATTGCGATTTGGGGTTATAAAGGTGGCGAGTTGACACAGAAAATGGCAGAATACCGTGGAATTGCACTGCAATTAACCAATGTGGTTCGTGATGTTTCTTCTGATGCTAAAAACGGTAAACTATTTATTCCTTTGGAGTGGGTAGAACATGATGAAGATATTTCTCATCAGATGGTAGTGGAGAATGAAGAAGAGGTAATTAAAGCCGTTAATGAAATTATTAGCCAGGCGGAGCATTACTATGAAAAATCGCGTCATCTAGAACGCCAGGTTTCGCGTACAGGCTCCTTAAGTTTACGAGTTATGACTAAAACCTACTTTTCTTTATTAAAGAAAATTAAAAAAAATCCTCATTTAATTTTAGAAAATAAAAAAATAAAATTAAACCGATTTGAAAAGATAAGTACATGCTTTTCAGGAATTGTTCAATGGTGTGTTAAGGGTTAA
- a CDS encoding SDR family NAD(P)-dependent oxidoreductase — translation MDLKTVTTKGIRSHKAHFSGWKNAVVLITGASRGIGRAMAKAAADRGAKVGLMARSQQDLELVLKEIDGQGVISVADVSHPDDVKQAIQCVAEQLGPIDILINCAGIGAFGSFNTAEIELFEKLMRINFLGVVYTMKAVLPSMVARHKGCIINIASVAGRIAAPLEAAYSASKFAVVGLTESVQNEVRSQGVHVSMVLPGPVETDFFATRGSPYPFESPKPVSPQKVVNAIIAAVEQGFTEKFVPSWLSWAYTARALIPSLHRMGINHMYSDHLKCENIKNDE, via the coding sequence ATGGATTTAAAGACAGTTACAACAAAAGGAATACGCTCCCATAAGGCGCATTTTTCTGGATGGAAAAATGCAGTGGTGCTTATTACAGGTGCTTCTCGTGGCATCGGTCGTGCTATGGCTAAGGCTGCGGCTGATCGTGGAGCCAAAGTAGGTCTGATGGCACGCTCGCAACAAGACCTTGAGTTAGTATTAAAAGAAATTGATGGTCAGGGTGTTATTAGTGTTGCTGATGTGAGTCATCCTGATGATGTTAAACAAGCGATTCAGTGCGTTGCCGAACAATTAGGGCCTATCGATATTCTGATTAATTGTGCAGGAATAGGTGCTTTTGGCTCATTTAATACGGCAGAAATTGAGCTGTTTGAAAAATTAATGCGTATTAATTTTTTAGGTGTAGTCTATACCATGAAGGCGGTATTACCTTCCATGGTTGCTCGCCATAAGGGATGCATCATTAATATTGCTTCCGTTGCTGGACGTATTGCGGCTCCGTTGGAGGCTGCCTATTCTGCTAGTAAGTTTGCTGTTGTTGGACTTACTGAATCAGTACAAAACGAGGTAAGATCTCAAGGGGTTCACGTTTCCATGGTTCTTCCTGGTCCAGTGGAAACTGATTTTTTTGCAACGCGCGGTTCACCTTATCCTTTCGAATCACCAAAGCCTGTTTCACCGCAAAAAGTTGTTAATGCTATTATTGCTGCAGTGGAACAAGGATTCACAGAGAAATTTGTCCCTTCATGGCTTTCCTGGGCATATACTGCTAGAGCATTGATTCCCTCGCTTCATCGCATGGGTATAAATCATATGTATTCTGACCATTTAAAATGTGAGAACATAAAAAATGATGAGTAG
- the hpnH gene encoding adenosyl-hopene transferase HpnH, which produces MGVPLKQQLHMAKYIIGKRLRNIKRYPLVLMLEPLYQCNLACAGCGKIDHPKEILAKRMSVQDALKAVDECGAPMVSIAGGEPLIHENIPQIVQGIIARKKYVYLCTNALLLKKRIHEFTPSPYLTFSIHLDGNRERHDESVCRTGVYDKAVKAIQLAKEHGHRVSINCTLFNNEDAAEVVDFFDSVTAMGIDQITLSPGYSYEHAPRQDVFLSRTQTKQLFRNILKKRKEKTKNWPLSHSPLFLDFLAGNQTYQCTPWSNPNYGIFGWQKPCYLLSKGHTKTFKSLMENTNWEDYGSGRHPQCNNCMASCGYEGTAVNDMLSSPIKALKVALRGPKTEGTMAPELPILYNTVEKSSSTNNALADKI; this is translated from the coding sequence ATGGGTGTTCCATTAAAACAGCAATTACATATGGCCAAATATATTATTGGAAAACGTCTACGTAATATCAAACGTTATCCACTGGTTTTAATGTTGGAACCTTTATACCAATGCAACCTGGCATGTGCTGGCTGCGGTAAAATTGATCATCCTAAAGAAATTCTAGCAAAACGCATGAGTGTTCAAGATGCATTAAAAGCGGTTGATGAGTGCGGTGCCCCCATGGTTTCTATTGCGGGAGGGGAACCACTAATTCATGAAAATATTCCACAAATTGTTCAAGGAATTATCGCACGTAAAAAATACGTTTATCTGTGTACTAATGCCCTACTACTAAAGAAACGAATACATGAGTTTACCCCATCACCTTATCTGACTTTTTCTATTCATCTTGATGGCAACCGCGAGCGCCATGATGAGTCTGTATGCCGTACCGGTGTTTATGATAAGGCAGTGAAAGCGATTCAATTGGCTAAAGAACATGGCCATAGAGTCAGTATCAACTGTACTCTATTTAATAATGAAGATGCAGCGGAAGTCGTCGATTTCTTTGATAGTGTCACTGCGATGGGCATTGATCAAATAACTCTGTCGCCTGGATATAGCTATGAGCATGCTCCTCGCCAAGATGTTTTTCTTTCTCGCACTCAAACAAAACAATTATTTCGTAACATATTGAAAAAAAGAAAAGAAAAAACAAAAAACTGGCCCCTGTCACACTCTCCCCTTTTCCTGGATTTTCTCGCAGGCAATCAGACTTATCAATGTACTCCCTGGAGTAATCCCAATTATGGTATTTTCGGCTGGCAAAAGCCTTGCTATTTATTATCTAAAGGACATACTAAAACATTTAAGTCATTGATGGAAAATACAAATTGGGAAGATTACGGAAGTGGGCGCCATCCACAATGTAACAATTGCATGGCAAGTTGCGGATATGAAGGGACAGCGGTTAATGATATGCTCTCTAGTCCTATCAAAGCATTAAAGGTGGCATTACGAGGCCCAAAAACAGAAGGGACTATGGCCCCAGAGCTGCCTATTCTCTATAACACTGTTGAAAAGAGTTCCTCAACTAATAATGCTCTAGCGGATAAGATCTAA
- a CDS encoding phosphorylase family protein — MFGILIAMPTEARCFSSSFCSIGEVYTFTPKALVAVSGMGELASQAAQTLIKKGVTCLISCGTAVGLAPSIKPGTLCVPQKILNHSKEVYYCDNDWRQQLLTGSSNKISLDEGNLIHTPNILTTSNEKQTLHDSSGAIAADMESLFIAQEAKRHQIPFVALRVVIDDAHFTMPKQLTEAVSSNGEVAIRKILLSLGKQPKLIYPLTTLAINFNKTRKVLKTISQMKMFVS; from the coding sequence ATGTTTGGAATCCTCATAGCAATGCCAACCGAAGCGCGTTGCTTTTCCTCCTCCTTTTGCTCAATTGGCGAAGTGTATACTTTTACCCCTAAGGCACTAGTCGCCGTATCTGGAATGGGGGAACTTGCAAGCCAAGCCGCACAGACTCTAATCAAAAAAGGAGTAACGTGTTTGATTAGTTGTGGCACAGCAGTAGGTCTTGCACCAAGCATCAAACCAGGAACTTTGTGCGTACCACAAAAAATATTGAATCATAGTAAAGAAGTTTATTATTGTGACAACGATTGGCGACAGCAGCTATTGACTGGCTCCAGCAACAAAATCTCTTTAGATGAAGGCAATTTGATACATACCCCTAATATTTTAACAACAAGTAATGAAAAACAGACTCTCCATGACTCATCAGGAGCAATAGCTGCGGACATGGAAAGCCTATTCATTGCTCAAGAAGCCAAACGCCATCAAATCCCTTTTGTCGCATTACGCGTTGTTATTGATGACGCCCATTTCACTATGCCTAAGCAGTTAACTGAAGCGGTTTCATCTAATGGTGAAGTGGCTATAAGAAAAATACTCCTAAGTCTAGGCAAACAACCAAAGCTAATATACCCGCTGACTACCCTTGCCATCAACTTTAATAAAACGCGCAAAGTATTGAAAACTATTTCTCAAATGAAAATGTTTGTAAGTTAA